CTGGCCGTACTGGAGGCCACCACCGCCCTCGCGGCGTTCTTCGACCGCTACCCGGACGTGGCCCTCGGCTGCCCGGAACAGGACCTGGAGCCGCTGCCCACCTTCATACTGAACGGCTATGCGGCTCTGCCGGTGGTGCTGCGCCAGGCTTGAGCGGGTGCCGGACACGGCGTACCGGACAGAGCCACAGGCTCCGCGGCGAACTCGGCCGCGGAGCCTTTCTGTTGTGTCCGGACGGTAGGCAGGGAGCCTTCGCCGCTCCTTCTCCCCGTGGATTCGACGGGCGTCCTTCGACCGTGCACAGAAACCGCACTAGCGGTTTGTTGAAGTCGGATCGTATGCCGAATGGGTGGAGTCATCTGCCGGTGGACGGCCCCGCAGGGGGCGGAGCGTGGTCGGAAACCACCACCCCCGGCACCTATCGCAGATCCCTGTGCGGCGGCGGAGGGGCCTGATCGCGGCCCTGGTGTCCCGCTTGTTCTCAGCCAGGCTGTAGAGCCGTTGCCGTCCCGTCCTGCTTCACGATCCGTCTGTCGCACGTGGTGGAACGGTCCGTTGATCGTGATGAAGATCTTGCCTGTGTGTCATGTGTCGCCCGGGTCGGGCGTGTCGTCGGCGCAGCCCGTTCGCATACACCTGTCTGAACTCGGCGCACCGCTGCCGGTAGTGATGCGTTCAGCTCCGCAATACTATTAAAACCGCGCAAGCGGTTTGTTAGACTCTCGGGTAGTGGGGCTCGCTGCATCGTGGGGAGCGGCCTGGTGTGACTGTGAGCGGTGGTGCCGGGGGCGCCGGCGAGTCCAGCTCCCCGGCCGGCTTCGTCGCAGCTTCCCTGGCCGCCTGCCCTCCGCAGGCGTGGCAACCCCTTGCAGTGACGGAGTAGTTGATGGTCAAACAGGAACGCGCGGTGCGAACGCGCGACACCCTGATCCGGTCCGCGGCCGAGATCTTCGACCGGGAGGGGTTCGCGGTGGCGTCACTCACCGCGATCAGTACGCTGGCCGGGGTGAGCAACGGCGCGCTGCACCACCACTTCACCAGCAAGGCCGCGCTGACCGACGCGGTCGAGGAGGCGGCGCTGGCCCGGCTGCTGGCCGTCACCGAAGCCGGGCTCCCGCTCGGGGCAAGCCGTATACAGCTCCTGGTCGACGTGACCCATCGGCTGGCGACTGCGCTGCGCGGGGACGTGGTGCTGCGGGCCGGGTTCGAGCTGAGCGGTGAGATGTCCCGCCCGCCGCATATCGACCTGCGCGAGTGGTGGCGGCGCTGGGTCGCGGAGACGCTCAGACAGGCCGACTCCGAGGGTGAGTTGCGCCCGGATGTCACTGCTTCGGACGTGGTGAGCGCTGTCGTGGCCGCCACCGTGGGGTTCGAGGTGCTGGGGGCGCGGGAGGCGGCGTGGCTTTCGGCCTCCACCATCACCCGGTTCTGGCGCCTGCTGCTGCCGACGGTCGTGTCGGCGGCCCTTCTCGCGGACCTCGACTCCAAGGGGACCGGCCCGCTGTAGTTGCCCCTGAGCCCCGGTCTTCGTGGATGCGCACGAAGACCGGGGCTTCCCCATGTTCCAGACCTCTTAGTTTGTTTGACTCGCCTCTCGGTCAGCCCTAGAGGGGAGATGGAGCGACTCATGGGGCGGACCCGCTGCGGCCTGTCCTGTATTTATGCAGGTCAAGGCGATGCTTGAGGGTTCGTTAGGTGAGCTAAGAAATAAAAACAGCACGGTCGGTTTCATATTGACAAACCGCCAGTCCTGTTTTTTACTGAGTGAGGCTCATCCACGGACAGGGGAGTACGCGTGGACATCGAAGTACTGGGCACACTGGCGGTTCGGGAGCATGGAGTCTCCGTAACGCCGACAGCCCCCAAGCCGCGACAGGTGCTGGCGCTGCTCGCGCTCCATGCCGATCAGGTCGTCCCGGTGTCGGCTCTGATCGAGGAGCTGTGGGCGGGTGCACCGCCGCGCAGCGCACGCACCACGCTGCAGACCTACGTGCTGCAGCTGCGGGCCCTCATCGCGAGTGCACTGGAGCAGGGCGCGGCCGCCGCGGAAGGCGGCGAAGGTGTCGCGGGCGCCGCAGGTCGACGCACCGCCAAGGACGTGCTCGTCACGCTGCCCGGCGGCTACCTGCTCAACAGCGGCGGCGGCACCAGCGACGTCCGCGAGTTCGACCGGCTCGCCGGCATCGGCTACCGGGCGATGGACGCGGGCGACTTCCCGGGCGCGGCCCGGCAGCTGCGCGAGGCGCTGGCCCTGTGGTCGGGGCCGGCCTTCGCCGACGTGCACGGCGGGATCCAGCTGGACATGGAGGCGCGGCGGCTCGAGGAGACCCGGCTCTGCGCGCTCGACCAGCGCATCGAGGCCGATCTGCGGCTCGGGCGGCACCGCGAGCTGCTCGCCGAGCTGACCGTGCTGGCCAGTCGGTACCGCACCCACGAGAACCTGCACGGCCAGTTCATGCTGGCCCTGCACCGCTCTGGCCGCCGAGGCGAGGCCCTCGACGTCTACCAGCGGCTGCGCGCCACCCTGGTGCGCGAACTCGGGCTCGAGCCGTCGGCCGCCCTGCGCCGGCTGCAGCGCTCGATCCTGATGGCCAGCCCCGAGAGTCCGGTGGCCACGGACACGAACAGCGAGCGACTCGTACGCGTGGGCTGAGATGGCCGTACGCGATACGAGGAACGCGGCCGCGATCGGCTCGCCGGGCCGGACGCGCGCCCGGACCACGGGCCGAGGAGGCAGCGTGATGCAGGACAGGTCGGAGCGGACCCGCAGGAAGCTCGTCCATGCGGGGGCCGAGATGTTCCACCGCAACGGCTATGCGAACGCGACGCTCGGCGAGATCGCCGCGTTCGCCGGAGTGACCAAGGGGGCGCTGTACTTCCACTTCGCCTCCAAAGACGAACTGGCGGAGGCGGTCCAGCGGCGAGGCTGCGAGCTGCTGCACGAGTCGGTGCGCGAACTGCGCGCATCCGGTCTCTCTCCGCTCCAGACGCTGATCAGCACGACGCACTGGCTCGCGCTCAACCTGCGCGAGGAGCCGGCGATCCCGGCCAGCTTCCGCATCACCAAGGAATGCGCGGGACTGCCCGCGCTCGCCACCGACTTCCACCGGATCTGGCTCGCAGAGGTCTGCGGACTGCTGCGCCAGGCCCGCGACGCGGGTGAACTGCGCGCCGAGGGCCGCTGGGAGAGCATCGAGTCGCTGGTCGCCGCGGCGAGCTGCGGGATCGAGTCGCTGGCCGGCACCGGAATGCCGTACGCCGAGCTCCAGCGCCGGGTGGCCGGGGTGTGGTCGCTGCTGCTGCCCTGCCTGGTGCCCGAGGGCGCGGAGAAGAACTTCCGCGTCGGGATGCCGGGTACCGATCCCGCGCCCCGCCTCGTGGGCGACGCCTTGGTCGGCGCCCCGGACGAACCCACGGCCCGCCGGTCCCGGCCGGTGTTCTCGGGCAGCACCGCGTGACCGTGTGCCACCGACGACTTGGAGGAGCCTGCGATGACGAATGAACATCCTGCGGACGTACTGACGGACCTCATCGGGGTGCTCGGTGACGTGCTGCGGGTCAAGCCGGAGAAGATCGACCCCGAGCAGACCTTCCAGTCCATGGGGCTCGACTCCCTGCTGGTCGTGGAGTTCGTCGCCGTGGTCAACACCCGGTACGGGCTGCGGGTGCTGGCGACCGACCTGTACGACTTCCCGACGCCGGCCTCCTTCGCACGCGAGGTCGCGCGGGCGGCGCGCAGCGCGGCCGCCGCGCCCGTCTCCGCCCCCGTTCCCTACGCCGTCTCCGCGGCGGCGGTCGCGGCTGCTGCCGCTGCCCCCCGCCCCGCCGCTGCCGCCCCGGCCCCGGCCACGGGCCTCGAGCGGCAGGTGCCGCCGGCCGCGGCGGCGACCCGGATCGCGGAGGTGCTGCGGGAGCAGCTCGCCGGGATCCTGTGCTGCGACCCCTGGGACATCGACACCACCGCCGCGTTCAACGTGCTCGGTGTGGACTCGATCGTGGGCGCGGAGTTCATCGCCGTCGTCAACCGCACCTTCGGTCTCCAGGAGCGGTCGGTGCTGCTCTACGAGCACCCCAACCTCGCAGCCATGGCCGCATACATCGCGGCCCGCACCGGCGCGGCCGCGCAGGACCTCGCCCCTGCCCCGGCGGCCCCCAGGAGCTCTGCCCAGGCGCCGGAGCCGGCGTTCCGCCCGGCGGCCACCGGGCCGGCGTCCGCCGCTCCCGCCGCCGCTGGCCCTGCCGCACGGCCGCTGCCGGGCGGCGATCTCGACGTCCTGCTGGACGCGATCCGCGACGACCGGCTCACCGTGGACGAGGCACTCCTGCTGCTCGCCCGCCGCGGCTGAAGGAGCTCCACCCCCAGGGGATGTCCGGCGGACCAGGGCCCGGCCCGGCTCGTCCGGCACCGCGCCGTGCCGCGTCGTCGTCGCTCGCCGACGTTCCCCGGCCACCGCCGGGAGGCGCCCCGCCGCGTCGCCTCCTCCTCCGCCTCGCCGTCCACGGCACCAGACGATCCGGCCCATCCGACCCCGACCCGCCGGACACCCCCTGGGGGGGGTGTCTTGTGGATCAGACCGGGCGGGCGGCGTCCGGTGCCGCGCCTCGCCGCGTTCTCGTCGGTCGCCAATGTCCCCCAGCTACCGCTGGGAGGTACCCCCACCGCATTGGCTCCCTCCTCGGCCTTGCGATCCACGGCACCGGACGCCGCTCCCTGATCCGGCCTGATCCACAAGACACCCCCTAGAAGGAGCACGTCCAGATGGACGAGAAGGAAGTCCTGACCCGGTTCAAGAACGGCCATCTGGACCGGGCCCAGGTGGCCGCTCTGCTGTCCGGCGCCGCCGGCGGTGCCACCGGTTCGGGACCCGTGGTCTTCACACTGCCGGACGCCTGGCCGGAGCAGGACGCCGAAGAGCCCTCCCCGGCCGCAGCGCACCCGGCTCCCGGCCGCAGCGCGGATTCCGCGCCCGCAGAGCCCCTCGCGCCCGCGGGGCCGGGCGCCGGGCCGATCGCGGTCGTCGGGATGGCCGGCCGCTACCCGGGCGCCCCCGACCTCGCCTCCTTCTGGCGGAACGCGCGCGGCGGGCACGACAGCGCCTCCGAGCCGCCGGTCGGCCGGCCCGGCGACGAGCGGGGCCACTACCTGGAGCGCGTGCAGGACTTCGACCCGGAGTTCTTCGGGATCGACGCGCACGAGGCCGCCCTGATCGACCCCCAGGAGCGGCTGTTCCTGGAGACCGCGTGGGAGGCCCTCGAGGACGCCGGCTGCACCGGCGGCCGCCTGGACGCCCTGACCGCGCGCGACGGGACGCCGCGCAGCGTCGGGGTGTTCACCGGCGCCGGCAGCGGTGACTACCTGCTGCTCGCGGCCCGGACGTGGACGCCCGAGCGGCCCCGCCCGATGCCCGCGGGCGGCCAGTGGAGCCTGCCCAACCGGCTTTCCGCCCTGCTCGGCCTGACCGGCCCCAGCCAGTCGGTCGACACCGCCGAGTCCTCCGTGCTCGTCGCCCTCCATCTCGCCGTCGCCGCCCTGCACCGCGGGGAATGTGCCGCCGCGCTCGTCGGCGGGGTCCGGCTGCTGCTGCACCCGTCCAGCCGGCTCCCCGGCGCGGGCGAAGGCGTCGGCGCGCTGCTGCTCAAGCCCCTGGAGCGGGCCCTGGCCGACGGGGACAGTGTCCACTGTGTGGTCCGCGGCAGCGCGGTCGGCCACACCGCCCCCGACCCTTCGGCAGCCGGCCCCGGCCGCAGGTCCCGGGCCGCCGACGCGCGCAAGGGAGCCGCCGCGCGCGCCGCCGCGGCCCTGCGCGCGTCCTGCGCCGATCGCGGTACGCAGCCCGCGGCCCCGGCGGACGCCCCCGCGCAGCGGGTGCTGCGCGAAGCCCTGCGCGCGGCCGCGGTGGATGCTTCGGCCGTTGCGGTCCGCGAGGACGCCGGATCCGTACGCGCCCTCGTCGGCGACGCGGGCCCCGCGACCGGGGCCGCCGCCCTGACCCGGGCCGTGCTCCAGCTGCGCCACCGGATCCTGGTACCCGGCCCCGGGCGAGGCGAGGCAGAGGCATGGGGCAGCGGGGAGGCCGGGGAGAGCGCGCCCCGCCGGATCTGTGTCGGTGTGCGGGGCGCCGGCGGCGCGGACGCGCAGGTGGTCCTGGAGGAGTACGTACCCGCCCCGGCCGCCGGATCGGCGGCGGACCGGGCTCCCGCGGCCGACGAGCTGTTCGTGCTGTCCGCCCCCACGCCCGCCCATCTGGCCGCCACCGCACGGCGGTTCGCCGAGCTGCTCGGCGGACCGGGCCCGCTGCCCCCGCTCGGGGCGCTCGCCCGCGCCCTGCGCACCGGCCGGGCCGCCATGGACTGCCGGTTCGCGGCCGTCGTCGCCGACACCGGCGAACTGGTGCGGGTCCTTGAGCGGTTCGTACGGGAGGGTGCTCCCTGCGCCGATCTGCGGGACGGCGGCGCCGACCCGCTGGGGCTGGGCGGCGTAGCGGAGACGGACGGGTACCTTGCCGCGCTCTGGCAGGCCGGGCACCTGCACCAGCTCCGCGGCCTGTGGCTGGCCGGGCTCGACGTCGACTGGACCGCGCTCGAACCGGCCCACGGGGAAGCCACCGTGGCCGTACCGCTGCCCGCATCCGCGTTCCTGCGCATACCGCTGTGGCTGGGCGGCGAGGAGGGTTCGGCATGACCACGCTGTCCTTCGACCCGGCGGGGCAGGGGGAGAACGAGCCGGCCCCGGTCAACCTGTGGTTCTGCCCCAACGAGGACCTCGCGCCCGGGATCGCCGCCACCCTGGCCTCGCACTGGCTCGACGAGAACGAGCAGCAGGTGGCCGGCCGCTTCCTCTTCGAACGCGACCGCCGCCAGTACCTCGTCGCCCACGCCCTGGTGCGCCGGGTGCTGGCTCTGGAGACCGGCATCCCCGAGGCCGAGGCGATCATCTGGCGCTCCTCGCGCGGGCGGCCGTTCCTCCAGACGCCCGCCGGAGGCCTGCCGCGCGGCGCCGACACGCTGGACTTCAACCTCTCGCACGCCAACGCCTACAACCTGCTGGGCGTCTCCCGGGGCCTGCGCATCGGAGTCGACGTCGAGCGGCTCGACCGCGGTGAGCGCGGTCTGGAGAGCATCATCGCGACGTTCTCCCGCGAGGAGCAGGAGTGGATCGCCCGCGCCGCCCCCGGGCGGCCGCGCGACCGGCGCGTCCTGCGCCTGTGGACGCTGAAGGAGGCGTACTCCAAGGCCCGCGGGCTGGGACTCGGCCTGCCCTTCGACTCCTTCGTGTTCACCCTGGCCGAGGACCGGGGCGTGCTGTCCTTCCGGCCGCCCGCCGAGGACGCGGCGGCGCGCTGGCGGTTCCTGGAGGTCGAGCCGGTGCCCGACGTGCTGGCGGCGGTGGCGGTCGAGGTCGACGACACCCGGCCGCCGGCCGTCCATCTGCACCACGGATTTCCGTGGGGGCGCGCCGCGCCCCGCCGCCTGGTCCTGCCGGAACCCGCCGGGGTCTGAAGGACCCGCGGCCCGCGTGACGCATCGGGGGCGGCGGAAATGGTTTCCTTGGAAATCCGCTCGACATTCGATCGAGACGGGTGGAGGGAAATGAACCGGAGTCCGGAATCCGACGGGATATCAACGGGAAATCAAGGGAGAATCGAGCGGGGCGGTGGCGCGGAGACCGAGAATTCCTATTCCGGATCTTCGTAGAAAGAGGTGGCCCGTGGACGCCAAGAGCGCCGTCATCGAGGTGGCCGAGGGCGTCCACGCGTACGTGCAGCCCGAGGGCGGCTGGTGCCTGAACAACGCCGGCATCCTCACCGACGGCGGCCACAGCGCGCTCGTCGACACCGCCGCCACCGAGAGCCGGGCCCGGCAGCTGCGCCGGGCCGCGCTGCGCCTGGCCCCGCGGCCGCCGCGCGCCGTGGTCAACACGCACTTCCACGGCGACCACACCTACGGCAACTTCGTCTTCCCCGAGGCCCTGACCATCGGCCACGAGCGGACCCGGGCCATGGTCCAGGCGGCAGGGCTGCACATGGCCGGGCTGTGGCCGGACGTCTGCTGGGGCGACATCGAGATCACCCCGCCCGAACTGACCTTCCGGGACCGCACGACGCTCCACGTGGGCGGTATCCGGGCCGAGCTCGTGCACATCGGCCCGGCGGCCCACACCACCGACGACACGATCGTCTGGCTGCCCGACCAGCGCGTGCTGTTCACCGGCGACCTCGTGATGAACGGGGTCACGCCGTTCTGCGTCATGGGCTCCGTGGCGGGCTCGCTGCGCGCGCTGGACCGGCTGCGCGCACTGGGCGCCACCACGGTCGTCCCCGGCCACGGCCCGGTCGGCGGTCCGGAGCTCCTCGACGCCAGCGAGGCCTACCTGCGCTGGATCCAGCGCCTGGCCCAGGAGGGCGCCGCGGCCGGCGCGACCCCGCTCGAGCTGGCCCGCGCCACCGACCTCGGCCCCTACGCCGACCTGCTGGACACCGAGCGCCTGCTGCCCAACCTCCACCGCGGATACGCCGAGGAACAAGGCCTGCCCGAGGGATCGCCGCTGGACGTCGGAGCCCTCTTCCAGGAAATGACCGCGTACCACGGCCGCCCCTCGGAGTGCCTCGCCTGAGCCGACGCGAAGACCCCCTGCCGCAGAAGCAGCTGGCAGGGGGTCTTCGCGTACGGGTCCTCGTGCACCGGTCTTCGCGTACGGACGCCCGTGAGGGTCAGACGAGCTGCCCGCCCGGCACCGGCACGGCGGCCAGCAGGTTGAAACGCCGGATCAGCTCCTCCTGCTCCCGGCTGAGCGACTCGATCCGGTCGCCGAGCCGGGCGATCTCACGGCCGAGTTCGAGCAGTGCCGCATGAGGGTCCGGCGAGGCGGCCGGGGCGAGCGGGGCCAGCGGGACAGACGGGGCCAGCAGGACAGACGGGGCCAGCAGGACAGACGGGGCCGGCGGGACGGGCAGTGCGGGCCGGGGGACCGCGAGGGACGGCGCGTGGTGCAGGATCGCCTCCATCCGCTCGCGCAGGGCCGGGCCGGGCTCGACGCCGAGCTCGTCCGCCAGCCGCCGGCGGGCCCGCTCGTAGACGCCCAGCGCCTCCGTCTGCCGGCCGCACCGGTACAGGGCCAGCATCTGGAGGTCGTAGAGCCGCTCGCGCATGGGGTGGCTGGCCGTCAGCCGCTCCAGGTCCCGGGTGATCTCGGCGTGCCGCCCGCTGCGCAGATTCGCGTCGTGCAGCGTTTCCAGCGTGGTCAGCCGAAGCTCCTCCAGCCGGTCCGCCTCCACCGTGCAGATGGGTCCCTGCGTACTGCCCTCGAGCGCCGGGCCGCGCCACAGGGCGAGGGCCCCGCGCAGCAGTTCGGCCGCGTGCACGGGGTCGGAGCCGAGCGCCGACCGGCCCTCGGCGGACAGCCGGTGGAAGCGCTGGGCGTCGGTGGTGGCCCGGCCCGGCCGCAGCAGGTAGCCCATCGAGCGGGTGGCGATCCACTCGTGGCCGCCCGTGTCCGGGGCCCCGCCCTGCAGCAGCCGGCGCAGCCGGGCCACATGGGCCTGCAGCGCGTTGGCCGCGCTCACGGGCGGCCGGTCGCCCCACAGCTCGTGGATGAGCCGCTCCGCGGACAGCACGATGCCTGCCCGGACCACCAGGGCGCCGAGCAGTGCCCGCTGCTTGGCGCCGGAGGGCACGATGTGCGCGCCCGTACGCCGGTCGAACACCTCCACCGGGCCCAGGATGCGGAAGTCCACCCCGGTGTCGCCGTCCGTGCTTCGGGCGCGGCGTGCGCCGAATGCGTCGTGTGCGCCGAAATCCATGGTGTCTCCTCCCGGCGATCCGGTGGGACCTGGGGAAAGGCACGAAGACCGGCGGGCGAAAGAACAATGTGCCGGTTTTAATCCCCTGAGCGGAATCTACCACCTTGTATTCAGCCTGCAACCATGTGGGACGGAGGGTCGCTCGACCCTTGCTCAAGAATTCGGGGACACCGCCCTAGACCCCGCTACCGTGCCGGAGTCGAAGGCTGAAAATCGATGGGAACTCGACGAAATGCGGAGGAAACCGTGAAGATTCAGGTTCTGGGTCCGTTGAGTGCCGAAGTCAACGGGGGCTCGATTGTTCCGACGGCCGGCAAGCCGCGCCAGATACTGGCGTTGCTCGCGCTCTACCCGGGGCGGGTGATGCCCGTACCGACCCTGATGGAGGAAGTCTGGGGCACCGACCTGCCGCAGAGCGCGCTCACCACCTTGCAGACCTACATACTGCAGTTGCGCAGAAGGCTCGGTACGGCCATGGGACCGGGCGACCCGGGAGGGGCCAAGGAGGTCCTGGCCACGCGGCACGGCGGCTATCTGCTCCAGATCCCCCCGGAGAGCGTGGACGTCCACGAATACGACCGGCTCGTCGCCGGCGGGCAGAGCGCGTTCGAGGACGGCGACGACGAACGGGCGGCCTCCAAGCTGGCCCAGGCGCTCGCGCTCTGGCAGGGCCCGGCGCTCGTCGACGTGCGCGTGGGACCGATCCTTGAGATCGAGACCATGCGGCTGGAGGAGAGCCGGCTGGTGACCGTCGAACGGCGCATCGACGTGGACCTGCGCCTGGGGCGGCACACCGAGGTCCTCGCCGAGCTCACCGAACTGATCGCCCGGCACCCGCAGCACGAGGGGCTGCACTCGCAGGCGATGGTGGCGCTGTACCGCAGCGGCCGCCAGGCCACCGCGCTCGACGTCTACCGACGGCTGCGGATGCGCCTCATCGAGGACCTCGGTGTCGAACCCTCGCCGCAGCTCCAGCGCCTCCACCAGGCGATGCTGACGGTCGATCCGGCACTGGACGTGGTGGCGGGCCCGCGACGGGGCTCTACGTTCGATCTCTACGCGGCCTGAGATGCCGTGCGACCTCGCGGACCGTGGCCGTTGGCCACGGTCCGCGGCGGCATGACCGGGATCCCGGGCGCGCTCGAGCGCTCCTCGAGCGGGGGTGGTCAGGGTGGGGTGGTTACGAAGGGCGAGGAAGGACAGGGCATGGCACGGGAACAGGGCGTGCGGCTGGTGTGCTTCGCGCATGCCGGAGCCGGTACCTCGGCCTTCCACCGCTGGAATGAACTGCTGGGCCCGGGAGTCACCCCTGATCCCCACCTGCTGCCAGGCCGTGACGGACGGCGCCGTGAGGCCCGCCTGACCACCCGCGAGGCACTGCTGGAGGACCTGGCCGGGCTGATCGGCGAGCAGCCGGACACCCCGTACGTCCTGTACGGGCACAGTCTCGGCGCGCTGGTCGCCTACACGCTCACCTGCGCGCTGCACGCGAAGGGACTGCCGCTGCCCGCGCTGCTGGCCGTCGGCGGCTGCCCGCCGCCCGACGCACCCGGAGGGCTGGCCTCCGTGGCAGACGCCCCCGACGGCGAACTCCTGCGCATCCTGGAGAGTTTCGACGCGGTGCCGCCCGGCACAGACCCCAGCGTGTTCCACCGCTTCGTCTTCCCCGTGCTGCGCGACGACCTGCGCCTGGCCGCCGGGCTGCGGGCCGCCGCCCTGGATCCGTCCACCGGCGGGCCGGTGCCCGTACCCCTGCTGGCCGTCTCCGGCAGCGAGGACCCGGTCGGGCCCGCCGCCCTGCTCGAGGGCTGGCGCGACTGGACCACCGAGCGGTTCGCATCGCGCACCGTGCCCGGCGGACACTTCTTCGTACGCGGCGGCGAACTGCCGCAGCTGCTCGGGCGGGCCTGCCGGATCGTGGGGCGGGCCGGCCGGTGAGGCGGGTCGTCATCACCGGCATCGGGGTGGTCGCCCCGGGCGGTGGCGGCACGAAGGGCTTCTGGTCGCTGCTGACGTCCGGGCGCTCCGCCACCCGCGCCGTCACCTCTTTCGACGCCCGGCCGATGCGCTCGCGCGTCGCAGCCGAAATCGACTTCGACCCCCGCGAGCACGGGCTGAGCGACCGGCACGGCGCCGAACTCGCCCGCGTCGCACAGCTGGCACTGGCCGGAGCCCGCGAGGCGCTCGCCGACAGCGGGGCCGCGCCGTTCCTGGACCCGGTGCGCACGGGGGTCGCCCTCGGCACCGCGCTCGGCTGCGCCGCCGAACTCAGCCTGGAGTACGCCGTGGCCAGCCATGTCGGCGCCCGCTGGCTCGTCGATCCCACCCGGGCCGTGCCCCAGCTCTACGACTACTTCGTGCCGGCCTCACTGGCCGCCGAGGTCGCCCGGGACGCAGGTGCGCAAGGGCCCGTGTCACTCCTCGCCGGCGGCTGCACGGCCGGCCTCGACTCCCTCGGCCACGGTGCCGACCTGATCCGGGAGGGCAGCGCCGACGTCGTGCTCGCCGGGGCCGCCGAGGCTCCGATCTCCCCGGTCACCATGGCCTGCTGCGACAGCATCCGGATCACCTCGCGGCGCAACGCCGAGCCAGCGAGCGCCGCGCGGCCCTTCGACCGGACCCGCGACGGGTTCGTCCTCGGCGAGGGCGCGGGCGTCCTGGTCCTGGAGGAGCGCGAGCGGGCCCGCCGCCGCGGGGCACAGATCTACGCCGAGATCGCGGGGTACGCGAGCCGGTCCGGTGCCGCGCACATGACCGGGCTGAGCGCCGACGGGGCGGAGCTGGCCGAGGCCATCGGCGCCGCGCTCGAGGAGGCCCGGATGGCCCCGTCCGAAGTCGAAAGCGTCAGCGCGCACGGCTCGGGCACCCGGCAGAGCGACCGGCACGAGACCGCCGCCATCAAGCGGGCGCTCGGCCGGCACGCCTATCACGTACCTGTCAGCGCGATCAGCTCGATGACCGGATACCCCCTCGGCGCGATCGGAGCGTTCCAGGCCGCCGCCGGGGCCCTGACGATCGAGCACGCGACGGTTCCGCCGACCGCGCACCTGCGGGTGCCGGACCCGGAGTGCGACCTCGACTACGTCCCCGGCACCGCCCGGGAGCAGCACATGAGTTCGGTGCTCGCCCTCGGCAGCGGCTTCGGCGGGTTCCAGAGCGCGCTGGTGCTCACCCGGCCGGAGCCCGCCTGACCGGTCCGGACCGGTCAGGCGGGCTCCGGCCGGTCAGACCGTGCCGCAGACCGGTCCTG
The window above is part of the Streptomyces sp. NBC_01296 genome. Proteins encoded here:
- a CDS encoding ScbR family autoregulator-binding transcription factor; protein product: MRTRDTLIRSAAEIFDREGFAVASLTAISTLAGVSNGALHHHFTSKAALTDAVEEAALARLLAVTEAGLPLGASRIQLLVDVTHRLATALRGDVVLRAGFELSGEMSRPPHIDLREWWRRWVAETLRQADSEGELRPDVTASDVVSAVVAATVGFEVLGAREAAWLSASTITRFWRLLLPTVVSAALLADLDSKGTGPL
- a CDS encoding ScbR family autoregulator-binding transcription factor, whose protein sequence is MQDRSERTRRKLVHAGAEMFHRNGYANATLGEIAAFAGVTKGALYFHFASKDELAEAVQRRGCELLHESVRELRASGLSPLQTLISTTHWLALNLREEPAIPASFRITKECAGLPALATDFHRIWLAEVCGLLRQARDAGELRAEGRWESIESLVAAASCGIESLAGTGMPYAELQRRVAGVWSLLLPCLVPEGAEKNFRVGMPGTDPAPRLVGDALVGAPDEPTARRSRPVFSGSTA
- a CDS encoding 4'-phosphopantetheinyl transferase family protein: MTTLSFDPAGQGENEPAPVNLWFCPNEDLAPGIAATLASHWLDENEQQVAGRFLFERDRRQYLVAHALVRRVLALETGIPEAEAIIWRSSRGRPFLQTPAGGLPRGADTLDFNLSHANAYNLLGVSRGLRIGVDVERLDRGERGLESIIATFSREEQEWIARAAPGRPRDRRVLRLWTLKEAYSKARGLGLGLPFDSFVFTLAEDRGVLSFRPPAEDAAARWRFLEVEPVPDVLAAVAVEVDDTRPPAVHLHHGFPWGRAAPRRLVLPEPAGV
- a CDS encoding MBL fold metallo-hydrolase — translated: MDAKSAVIEVAEGVHAYVQPEGGWCLNNAGILTDGGHSALVDTAATESRARQLRRAALRLAPRPPRAVVNTHFHGDHTYGNFVFPEALTIGHERTRAMVQAAGLHMAGLWPDVCWGDIEITPPELTFRDRTTLHVGGIRAELVHIGPAAHTTDDTIVWLPDQRVLFTGDLVMNGVTPFCVMGSVAGSLRALDRLRALGATTVVPGHGPVGGPELLDASEAYLRWIQRLAQEGAAAGATPLELARATDLGPYADLLDTERLLPNLHRGYAEEQGLPEGSPLDVGALFQEMTAYHGRPSECLA
- a CDS encoding AfsR/SARP family transcriptional regulator encodes the protein MDIEVLGTLAVREHGVSVTPTAPKPRQVLALLALHADQVVPVSALIEELWAGAPPRSARTTLQTYVLQLRALIASALEQGAAAAEGGEGVAGAAGRRTAKDVLVTLPGGYLLNSGGGTSDVREFDRLAGIGYRAMDAGDFPGAARQLREALALWSGPAFADVHGGIQLDMEARRLEETRLCALDQRIEADLRLGRHRELLAELTVLASRYRTHENLHGQFMLALHRSGRRGEALDVYQRLRATLVRELGLEPSAALRRLQRSILMASPESPVATDTNSERLVRVG
- a CDS encoding beta-ketoacyl [acyl carrier protein] synthase domain-containing protein codes for the protein MDEKEVLTRFKNGHLDRAQVAALLSGAAGGATGSGPVVFTLPDAWPEQDAEEPSPAAAHPAPGRSADSAPAEPLAPAGPGAGPIAVVGMAGRYPGAPDLASFWRNARGGHDSASEPPVGRPGDERGHYLERVQDFDPEFFGIDAHEAALIDPQERLFLETAWEALEDAGCTGGRLDALTARDGTPRSVGVFTGAGSGDYLLLAARTWTPERPRPMPAGGQWSLPNRLSALLGLTGPSQSVDTAESSVLVALHLAVAALHRGECAAALVGGVRLLLHPSSRLPGAGEGVGALLLKPLERALADGDSVHCVVRGSAVGHTAPDPSAAGPGRRSRAADARKGAAARAAAALRASCADRGTQPAAPADAPAQRVLREALRAAAVDASAVAVREDAGSVRALVGDAGPATGAAALTRAVLQLRHRILVPGPGRGEAEAWGSGEAGESAPRRICVGVRGAGGADAQVVLEEYVPAPAAGSAADRAPAADELFVLSAPTPAHLAATARRFAELLGGPGPLPPLGALARALRTGRAAMDCRFAAVVADTGELVRVLERFVREGAPCADLRDGGADPLGLGGVAETDGYLAALWQAGHLHQLRGLWLAGLDVDWTALEPAHGEATVAVPLPASAFLRIPLWLGGEEGSA
- a CDS encoding phosphopantetheine-binding protein translates to MTNEHPADVLTDLIGVLGDVLRVKPEKIDPEQTFQSMGLDSLLVVEFVAVVNTRYGLRVLATDLYDFPTPASFAREVARAARSAAAAPVSAPVPYAVSAAAVAAAAAAPRPAAAAPAPATGLERQVPPAAAATRIAEVLREQLAGILCCDPWDIDTTAAFNVLGVDSIVGAEFIAVVNRTFGLQERSVLLYEHPNLAAMAAYIAARTGAAAQDLAPAPAAPRSSAQAPEPAFRPAATGPASAAPAAAGPAARPLPGGDLDVLLDAIRDDRLTVDEALLLLARRG